The stretch of DNA CGGCTGCAGCCACACGAGCGCCGCGGAGGTGGCGATCAGAAGCAGAAACAGCGGCGCCTGGACGCGCGGCGCCGCCACCCGCAGCCGCATGATGCACAGCCACGCGAGGGCGAAGACGAGCAGCGCGACCCCGATTGCAAGGCCGCGCCCGTGCATCCCCGGCTGCGGATGCGAGCGTGACCCGGCCACGAGCATGACGGCGACGATGGCGATGCCCAGCGGCCGCAGCCGGCGAAGCGCCGTTCGCTGCTGCGCGCGGGCGGCCTCGAGCGATGCGAACGTCGGGGTCTCGGCGGTCACGCTCATAGCGTAAGCCCCCGCCCGGAGCGGGTCATCGGCCGCCGGGTGGACATGGCGGCGGGCCGTCTCCACCCGTGGTTGGAGATCAAGTTCGATCCGTGCGCCGATGCGGTTCCGGCGCCTTGTTCCTAGCGTTTGGGCAGGCAATTCCCACCGCGTGAGGAGCGCTCATGACCACCACCTCCGAGACCCTGTCACCGATCCCCGCCGGGCAGCCGGCCGGCGGCGCGGGGCCCGTGATCGCCGTCCGCGGCCTGCGCAAGCGCTACGCCGACTTCGACGCGGTGCGCGGCGTCGACCTCGAGGTGCACCGAGGCGAGATCTTTGCGTTCCTCGGTCCCAACGGGGCCGGCAAGACCACGGTCGTCGAGATCCTCGAGGGCTTCCGGGAGCGCACCGAGGGCGACGTGACCGTCCTCGGCGCCGACCCGGCCTGCGCCGACGGCGCCTGGCGCGACCGCGTCGGCGTCGTCCTCCAGGAGTCGAGCCCCGAGCCCGGCCTGACGGTGCGCGAGTGCCTCGAGCTCTACGCCGGCTACTACCGCGCGCCGCGGCCGATCGGCGAGACCATCGCGCTCGTCGGCCTGGCCGGCAAGGCTGACACGCCCGGCGAGGCGCTCTCGGGCGGGCAGCGACGGCGGCTCGACGTCGCCCTCGCGCTCGTCGGCGATCCGGAGCTGATCTTCCTCGACGAGCCGACGACCGGCTTCGATCCGTCCGCCCGGCGGACGGCCTGGGACGTCGTCGCCGGCCTGCGCGACCTCGGCAAGACGGTGGTTCTGACCACGCACTACATGGACGAGGCCGAGCGGCTCGCGGACCGGATCGCCGTGATCGTCGCCGGCGAGATCGTCGCTTCCGGGACGCCGGCCACCCTCGGCGGCCGCGACCGCATGGCGGCCCGCATCCGCTTCACGCCGCCGGCCGGCGCCGGCCCGCTCCCCGCCGCGCTCGCGCCACTGGCCGCGACCGGCGCCGACGGCGCTGTGACGCTCGTGAGCGAGGCCCCGCTCGCTCACGTCGGCACGCTCGCCGACTGGGCGTATCGCCGCGGCTTCGACCTGCCCGACCTCGACGTCCGCCGGCCGACGCTCGAGGAGGTCTACCTGGCCCTCACCACCTCCGACCGAAAGGACCCGTCGTGATCCTGCTCCTG from Gaiellales bacterium encodes:
- a CDS encoding ABC transporter ATP-binding protein, whose translation is MTTTSETLSPIPAGQPAGGAGPVIAVRGLRKRYADFDAVRGVDLEVHRGEIFAFLGPNGAGKTTVVEILEGFRERTEGDVTVLGADPACADGAWRDRVGVVLQESSPEPGLTVRECLELYAGYYRAPRPIGETIALVGLAGKADTPGEALSGGQRRRLDVALALVGDPELIFLDEPTTGFDPSARRTAWDVVAGLRDLGKTVVLTTHYMDEAERLADRIAVIVAGEIVASGTPATLGGRDRMAARIRFTPPAGAGPLPAALAPLAATGADGAVTLVSEAPLAHVGTLADWAYRRGFDLPDLDVRRPTLEEVYLALTTSDRKDPS